The window CCCGATTTTTTACGAACCGTTGAAAACCTGCCATCTGCACCAACTACCAAGTTACTCTCAATAGAAATTTCTTCACCTTCACGAATTGCTTTTACCCCTGTAAAACAACCTTCCTCATCTTTTAACAATTCTATTACTCTTGTATCTGTCATTAATGAAAAATTCGAATATTTTTTTGCTTCTTCGATAATAACCGTAAGTAAATGTGCTTGTGGAACATGGATTCCAAGATGGCCTACATTAGGATTGGGATTAATCAATTTGAACAGTTTGCCATTATCCCAATACTCTAATGATTCCATTCGAAGTAATCCCAATCGTTCAACTTTTTCAAATAAACCGTGATTCTTTAATATCGCTTCGCCTTCTTCATTTAAATGTTCACCACGAAATTCTTTTGCAACCTCTTTATGGCGTTCCAATAATGTAACGGAGACATTCTGTTTCGCTAATAAGTATGCAAGCAATGCTCCACCTGGCCCAGCACCAACTATGCATACTTCCGTTGTTAATTTCATCTTGTCTCACCTGTAGGATATGCTGTTATACATAAATCTGGCCCAATTTGCTCAATAGAGTCGAATTCAAGCTGAAGTGCATCATCTATATAATCAATATTCATACCTGCAAATGGCGATTTCGAATGACGACCACCCAATAATTTTGGTGCAATATATACAATGACTTTATTAATTAACCCTTCTCTTAAGAAGGATGCATTCAATTCTGCTCCACCTTCAACTAGTACATCCGTGATTCCCAATTTATATAGTTCATCCAGCATTTCATTCAAATTTAACCCTTGATTGGATTTTGAAACAGTAATAATTTGTACACCTTTTTCAGATAGTTGCTTCACCTTTGTCTCATCCACATCATGAGCAGAAACAATAATTGTCTGTGCCACTGCTGTATTAGCTACATTAGCATTCAAAGGTGTTTTCAATTCACTGTCTAAAATGATTCGTATTGGATTTTTCCCTTCTCGATGCGGAAGTCTTGTAGTAAGCGATGGGTTATCAGCTAAAACAGTTCCCACTCCTACTAATATACCATCCATTTCGTGGCGAAGTTTGTGTACTTGCAAGCGTGCTTCTTCACTCGTAATCCATTTAGATTGACCATTATGTGTGGCAATTTTCCCATCCAATGTCATAGCGAATTTCGAAACGACAAATGGTTTACTAGTCAACATATTGTGAATGAAGCGTTCATTTAGCTTTCGAGCTTCTTTTTCTAAAAGGCCAACCTCAACTTCAAGCCCAGCTTCTCTTAATAAATTTATACCTCGTCCTGCAACTGCAGGGTTAGGATCCATTGTCGCTACTACTACGCGGCTAATTCCTGATTCTTTAACTAATTTGGCACACGGTGGTGTTTTCCCGTAATGAGAGCATGGCTCCAACGTAACATATAAAGTCGCTCCATTTGCATGATCTCCTGCCATTCTAAAGGCATGTACTTCCGCATGAGGTTCTCCTGCTTTACGGTGTAAGCCCGTCCCGACAATGACCCCATTCTTTACAATCACTGCACCTACGCAAGGGTTCGGGTTGGTATTCCCCTTAGCAGAAGCAGCAAGATCTAAAGCTAATTGCATATATTCACGGTCTGATTTCATCAGTCTACTTACACACTCCTTAAACAGGTAATTGCTCTTTAGCAATATGACCAGATTTTTTCACTTTTGTTTCAAGGTAATGACGATTTGTATCTGTTAAACCACCCCAAAGAGGAATATGTTCATGAGCTAGGAGACCATGAGATTTCAAAGCTGCTAGTTTTTTCGGATTGTTCGTGATTAAAGTAACCGGCTTTGCTCTAAGTGTTTCTAACACACGAATTGCTTCTTCATAATTACGTGTATCGTCTTCAAAACCCAATGCGTTATTGGCTTCTACTGTATCATAGCCCTCTTCCTGCAAAATATAGGCTAATGATTTTGAGAACAAACCAATTCCACGACCTTCATGATTTGCTAAATAAAAGATTGCTCCACATCCATGTTCAGCGATCATCTTCATGGATTCATGGAGTTGATAGCCACAGTCGCAACGTTGACTTCCAAAAATATCACCAGTATGACAGATACTATGCATACGAATAATAGCATCATCTGCATTGGCAAAATCGCCATAAACTAATACGGATGATTGTTGCTTCGAAGCTAATTCCGCATTTACGATGGATTTAAGTATTTCCTCTTTTGTATTAAGCTCGCTATTTACAGTCACCCATGTATACCATTGAAAGGTCGTCTCGAAATCACCTTGCTTGATTGGTAATTTCACAGGACCTACCGTACATAAATTTTCTTTATCATCAAACGAAATAATGTTCATTTTATCTTTTAATATACTATTTGCATCCATAAGATTTTTCATCAAAGTATCACCTATCTATTCTTTGTCATTAGTGTGTAATTTTCAAACAAGTTACTTTTCGTAACTAAGTTTACAATAATAAGCCAATAAGGTCAATTCTATTTAATACAATCCATACCACTTTAATAAGATATAAGAAACGTTAATATAAATATAGCTTATGTAGATAATCAAATCAAAAGCAGTGCATGCACACAATGTAGTTAAATTTTCATTTCCCGCCGACTTCATGACAAGTGTCACATTATTACCAACTATTTATGGTATATAATTTCATTAGTTCCATTATTTTGTAGAAGTCGATAACGAAACGAAGGAGCATCAAGTAATGACAGTAAAAATAGCTTGGATTACTGATACTTCCGCTTTTGTAGATGATGTGTTTATAAGAAAATACAACCTCTATGTTCTTCCTATTAATATTATTTTCGAGGATGGTGCACACAGAGAAACGATTGATCTAACAAACGAAGAGTTTTACGATAAAATGCGGAAGTCTAAAGTTCTTCCTAAAACTTCACAACCGATTTATGGTGAAATGGTAGAATTATATAGATGCTTAAAGAATGAGGGCTATACTTGCGGTATTGCCATCCACCCTTCTAGCTTAATATCCAATACACTTAATAGTTCTGTAAACGCTGCTAAGGATGCAGGATTTAAATTATATGCGATAGATTCAAAAATAGTATCGTTTCCAATGATGAAAATGATCGAGACCGGTTTTACCCTGGTGAATAACGGAGATTCAATCGAAGACGTTGTAGAGGAACTTAACAAAATGGCAAATCGCTCGGAGTTAATGGGGATTCCAGCTAATTTGACTCAACTTTATAAAAGCGGCCGTGTTGCAGGAATCTCAGCATTCATCGGTAATTTACTCAACTTAAAAGTCATTGTTTCGTTTCAAAATGGAAGTGTGGGTCTAAAAGAAAAAGTACGCACTACAAAACGAGCCAAACAACATGCAAATGATTACTTAAGACAACAAGTCAGACTGTATGCAATCAATGAAGTAGCCATAATCCATTGTCAAAATGAAAAAGATGCCATTCAGTGGAATGAAGAGTTACAGATGGAATTTCCTGCATTAAATTTTCTGACACTACCTATAAGCGCTTGTATTGCTGTTCATACTGGCGAAGGGACCATTGGCTTAAGCTGGGTTCGTGAAAAATCGCATTAACATAAAGAAAAGCCACCTAAACATAGTAAAATGTACCCTATAAGATGGACACTTTAAAAAAAGTCCTTCTTGTAG is drawn from Lysinibacillus sp. SGAir0095 and contains these coding sequences:
- the ribD gene encoding bifunctional diaminohydroxyphosphoribosylaminopyrimidine deaminase/5-amino-6-(5-phosphoribosylamino)uracil reductase RibD, whose protein sequence is MKSDREYMQLALDLAASAKGNTNPNPCVGAVIVKNGVIVGTGLHRKAGEPHAEVHAFRMAGDHANGATLYVTLEPCSHYGKTPPCAKLVKESGISRVVVATMDPNPAVAGRGINLLREAGLEVEVGLLEKEARKLNERFIHNMLTSKPFVVSKFAMTLDGKIATHNGQSKWITSEEARLQVHKLRHEMDGILVGVGTVLADNPSLTTRLPHREGKNPIRIILDSELKTPLNANVANTAVAQTIIVSAHDVDETKVKQLSEKGVQIITVSKSNQGLNLNEMLDELYKLGITDVLVEGGAELNASFLREGLINKVIVYIAPKLLGGRHSKSPFAGMNIDYIDDALQLEFDSIEQIGPDLCITAYPTGETR
- a CDS encoding GTP cyclohydrolase II, with protein sequence MKNLMDANSILKDKMNIISFDDKENLCTVGPVKLPIKQGDFETTFQWYTWVTVNSELNTKEEILKSIVNAELASKQQSSVLVYGDFANADDAIIRMHSICHTGDIFGSQRCDCGYQLHESMKMIAEHGCGAIFYLANHEGRGIGLFSKSLAYILQEEGYDTVEANNALGFEDDTRNYEEAIRVLETLRAKPVTLITNNPKKLAALKSHGLLAHEHIPLWGGLTDTNRHYLETKVKKSGHIAKEQLPV
- a CDS encoding DegV family protein, whose protein sequence is MTVKIAWITDTSAFVDDVFIRKYNLYVLPINIIFEDGAHRETIDLTNEEFYDKMRKSKVLPKTSQPIYGEMVELYRCLKNEGYTCGIAIHPSSLISNTLNSSVNAAKDAGFKLYAIDSKIVSFPMMKMIETGFTLVNNGDSIEDVVEELNKMANRSELMGIPANLTQLYKSGRVAGISAFIGNLLNLKVIVSFQNGSVGLKEKVRTTKRAKQHANDYLRQQVRLYAINEVAIIHCQNEKDAIQWNEELQMEFPALNFLTLPISACIAVHTGEGTIGLSWVREKSH